The genome window ACCGGCCAGGGGGAAGGTCATGGTGTGAGTCCTCCGAAATCGGTGGTGAGGGCGGCGAGCTGCCGCCAGGAATCGTCGGATGCCGTGAGATCGTCCATCCGCTGCGTGAGGAAGCGCGAGATGGCGGCTTCATGCGTGAGTGCGGCATCCACCAGCGGATTCGCCCCCGGCCGATAGGCGCCGATGTCGATCAGGTCGTTCGCGCTGCGACGAGCGGCCAGCACGCTCCGCAGAGTCACGGCGTCCTGTCTCTGCTCGGCGGTGGTGATCTTCGAGACCACTCGCGACACGGAGCCCAGCACGTCGACGGCCGGGAAGTGTCCGCGGATGGCCAGCGCTCGGTCGAGCACGACGTGTCCGTCGAGGATTCCCCGCGCGGCATCCGCGATGGGTTCGTTGTGGTCGTCGCCGTCGACGAGCACCGTGTAGAGACCTGTGATCGATCCGACCTGTCCTGTTCCGGCGCGCTCCAGCAGGCGGGCGAGCACCGAGAACGTCGACGGCGGGTAGCCGCGTGTAGCCGGCGGTTCGCCGGCGCTCAGACCGATCTCGCGCTGCGCCATCGCGACGCGGGTCAGCGAATCCATCATGAGCACGACGTCGAGCCCGTCATCCCGGAAACCCTCCGCGATACGCGTCGCGACGAACGCGGACCGCAATCGCGCCATGGCTGGCTGGTCCGACGTCGCGACCACCACGACCGAGCGGGCGAGTCCCTCGGGTCCCAGATCGTCTTCGAGGAACTCCCGCACCTCGCGGCCGCGCTCGCCCACGAGGGCGATGACGTTGACGTCGGCGGTCGAGCCCCGGGCGATCATCGACATGAGCGATGACTTTCCCACGCCGGAACCGGCGAAGAGTCCGAGTCGCTGTCCTGTGCCCACGGGCGTCATGGTGTCGAGCACGCGAACGCCCAGGCCGAGCTGGCTGTCGATGCGCTGACGATCCATGACGCTCGGAGCGTCGTGGTCGAGCGACACGAGCGTGGTGGTCCGCTCGAGCGGCCCCTTGCCGTCGATGGGGCGACCGAGGCCGTCCAGAACGCGCCCGAGCAGCGCCCGTCCGGTCGGCACCTGCAGCGGCGCTCCCCCGTGACGCACGCGGGCGCGGGCCGTGATGCCGTCGAGACGGCCGAGCGGCATGCATCGCGCGGAGGCTCCGTCGACGGCGACGATCTCCGCATCGACCGAACGCCCCTGCGCCGCATCGATGCGGATGCGGTCGCCGACGGCCGCATCGATTCCGAGCACCTCCACACCCAGCCCCCGCACGGCCTTCACGGTGCCGGAGCGCTCAGGACGCACGGCTTCGAGGGTCCGCTGCCACGACCTCGTCGCGACGGTCACACGATCACCTCGCCGCCGAGCTCGTCACCGAGCTCATCAGCGCCGCGATGCACGGACGCGGCGCGCGCGAGGGCCTCGGTGATCCTCGTGTCGACGGCGCCGTCCTCGATCTCGACGATCGCGCCTCCCGGGTCCACCGCATGCGAGCCGACGATGTCGATCCCCTGCAACGGATCGATCACCGGAGGGTCCGACCGGAGGGTCTGCAGGTCCTGCTCGCTGAAAGACACGCGCGTCCATCGGTCGACGGGCATCTCCGCGATCGCGCGCCGCACCGCGTGGGTGGCCGATCGTGCAGGATCCGAGAGCTCGACACCGAGGATGGTGGCGGTGAGCCCGACGGCGAGCTCTTCGATCCGCTCCGCCGTGAGCATGCTCAGTTCGTCGATCCGATGGCCCAGGAGTGCCTGCGCGGCCTCCAATGCGCGCAGCGCCGAGCCTCGCTCGTGCAGGTACAGCTCCTGGAGCTCCTGCATCCGCTGCTGATGCGCGCGCTGCTGCCGCTCGGCGTCGTCGAGCGCGAGCCGGCGTCCCTCCGCGAACCCGTCGGCGTAGCCGCGGGTGCGTGCGCGATCGGCCTCGCTGCGGATGTCGATCGGCGTCTCGCCCACGCGCGGCACCACCAGGGGGGTGAAGGCGGAATCGAGCACGGTGGACACCTCGGGATCAGATGACGAGGCCTGTCCGTGGCCCGAAGGGTGAGCTATCCGTGCTCCCTGTCGACTATCGCGACGATGTTCTGCGGCCGTAACCGCGTACGCCGAATGCGTCGTGGTCACGGGCTCACTCGATGAGTTCATCCTCGTCCTCGCGTGAGATCGTGATCTCCTCCGCGGCTTCCAGCTCACGGATGATGCGCACGATCTCGGCGCGGGCCTCGTCGACCTGGCGCATCCGCACAGGACCGAGCACACGCGTCTCCTCCGCCAGGTTCTCCTGGTTGCGCTCGGTCATGTTGCCCTTCACCTTGTCGGTGATCTGCTCCTCCGCACCCTTCAGCGCCAAGGCGAGCATGCGCAGGTCGATACCGCGCAGCACACGCTGGGCATCGCGATCCTCGAGGCGGGCGATGTCGGCGAACGTCACCATGCGGCTGCGGATGTCCTCGGCCAGGGCCAGGTCCCGCCCCTCCAGGCTCGCGAGCAGAGACTTCTCGAGAGCGGTGTCCGAACGGTTGATTATCTCCACCAGCGGCTGCACTCCCCCGATCGACTCGTGGTTGTCGCGCATGGCGAACACGCCGGTGCGCGAACGCAGCGAGTCCGCCACGATCGAGATCGCCTCCTGCGTGGCCGTGCCCATCGTGGCGATCGCCTGGGCGACGTCGGTGCGCAGCGGATCCTGCAGGGCCGCGAGCACCGCCGCCGCGCGATCGGCGCGGAGGTTCGCCAGCACGACCGCGACCGTCGTCGGGAGCTCTCCTTCGATGATCGTGGCGAGCTGGGCAGGGTCGGCGGCGTTCAGGAAATCGAAGGAGACCGAGCCCTGGGACATCACCCGCCCGACCATCCCGACGGCCTTCTCGCGCCCGAAGGCGGTCTCGAGCAGACCGGTGGCGAGCTCCTGTCCGCCACGAGACGGCACCGCACCGCCGATGGCGATGCGGCGGAACTCCCCGAGTGCACGCGCGGTCGAGGCGACATCCACACCGCCGAGCTGGGTGAGCTCCGCGGCCAGCATCTCGGAGCGCTCCTCACCGAGATGACGCAGCACCTCGGCGCTGGCTGCACGGTCCATGTTCATCAGCACGATCGCGGCCTTGCGCAGGCCGCTCATCTCGGGGATCGGTGCGGCGACGGTGTCGGCAGCGGTCGACACCTCGACCGTGTCTGCCTGGGCGTCCAGCACATCTGTGAGCAGACTCATACCCTCGCCTCATCCATCAGGTCGGCCAGGGCGCTGGCGATCGCGTCCGGTTCGCGCTTGGCGAGGTCGTCGATCTCGCGCCGCCGTCGCTCGACGAGCATCTTGTCGGGTTCCGGCTCGTCGTCCAAGTCGACCGTCGCCGACGGGAGCAGCTTCGTCGGTGCCGTCGGCACGATCGCATCGGCATCCTTCAGCCCGCGGAGGGACTTGAGCTTCTGCTCCTCGCTCTCCGTCACGGTGGCGAAGTACTCGATCGGACCTTCGTCGGTGTACAGCACGCGGCGCTTCATCCGACGACGCACGACCAGGAAGATGATGAGGATGATCACCGCGAGGAGTATCGAGCCCCCGATGATCGCCGACTTC of Microbacterium sp. LWH13-1.2 contains these proteins:
- a CDS encoding FliI/YscN family ATPase, translated to MTVATRSWQRTLEAVRPERSGTVKAVRGLGVEVLGIDAAVGDRIRIDAAQGRSVDAEIVAVDGASARCMPLGRLDGITARARVRHGGAPLQVPTGRALLGRVLDGLGRPIDGKGPLERTTTLVSLDHDAPSVMDRQRIDSQLGLGVRVLDTMTPVGTGQRLGLFAGSGVGKSSLMSMIARGSTADVNVIALVGERGREVREFLEDDLGPEGLARSVVVVATSDQPAMARLRSAFVATRIAEGFRDDGLDVVLMMDSLTRVAMAQREIGLSAGEPPATRGYPPSTFSVLARLLERAGTGQVGSITGLYTVLVDGDDHNEPIADAARGILDGHVVLDRALAIRGHFPAVDVLGSVSRVVSKITTAEQRQDAVTLRSVLAARRSANDLIDIGAYRPGANPLVDAALTHEAAISRFLTQRMDDLTASDDSWRQLAALTTDFGGLTP
- a CDS encoding FliH/SctL family protein, translating into MTTTHSAYAVTAAEHRRDSRQGARIAHPSGHGQASSSDPEVSTVLDSAFTPLVVPRVGETPIDIRSEADRARTRGYADGFAEGRRLALDDAERQQRAHQQRMQELQELYLHERGSALRALEAAQALLGHRIDELSMLTAERIEELAVGLTATILGVELSDPARSATHAVRRAIAEMPVDRWTRVSFSEQDLQTLRSDPPVIDPLQGIDIVGSHAVDPGGAIVEIEDGAVDTRITEALARAASVHRGADELGDELGGEVIV
- the fliG gene encoding flagellar motor switch protein FliG — its product is MSLLTDVLDAQADTVEVSTAADTVAAPIPEMSGLRKAAIVLMNMDRAASAEVLRHLGEERSEMLAAELTQLGGVDVASTARALGEFRRIAIGGAVPSRGGQELATGLLETAFGREKAVGMVGRVMSQGSVSFDFLNAADPAQLATIIEGELPTTVAVVLANLRADRAAAVLAALQDPLRTDVAQAIATMGTATQEAISIVADSLRSRTGVFAMRDNHESIGGVQPLVEIINRSDTALEKSLLASLEGRDLALAEDIRSRMVTFADIARLEDRDAQRVLRGIDLRMLALALKGAEEQITDKVKGNMTERNQENLAEETRVLGPVRMRQVDEARAEIVRIIRELEAAEEITISREDEDELIE